One part of the Aquila chrysaetos chrysaetos chromosome 26, bAquChr1.4, whole genome shotgun sequence genome encodes these proteins:
- the LOC115336157 gene encoding retinoic acid-induced protein 3-like — protein sequence MPMSAPRGCGSIDADYYLLCDMEKAWGIVLESLAAAGVLITIFLICSLFFLICKVQDNSKRHMISVYFFFLLGTLGIFGLTFAFIIQLNDRTRPTRFFLFGVIFALCFSCLLTHACNLNKLVRGRKPFSWLVLLLLIVSFALVQVVISIEYLVTMLVNQKDKFLNMSAEETNKDFVMLLIYVLFLMALTFLVSMFTFCGSYKSWKRHGAHIFVTILFSIAIWVVWITMLTKGNTVLSKRSWDDPVVAIALVSNGWIFLIMYIVPEICFLTAPLKLGDYPPENDFCQPKFIKQTTGVDNRAYTQDEIVQGDTGDLSYSPYSSHFQMKTIEPQNEFSIPRPKARTSPYHDYTGGKGPM from the exons ATGCCAATGTCAGCTCCCCGAGGCTGCGGCAGCATCGATGCTGACTATTACCTACTCTGTGACATGGAGAAGGCCTGGGGAATTGTCCTGGAGTCACTGGCTGCAGCTGGCGTCCTCATCACCATTTTCCTCATCTGCTCGCTCTTCTTTCTCATCTGTAAAGTCCAAGACAACAGCAAGCGGCACATGATCTCCgtctatttcttctttctcttagGCACGCTCGGCATTTTTGGTCTCACTTTTGCCTTCATCATTCAACTCAATGACAGGACTCGCCCCACTCGCTTCTTCCTATTTGGAGTCATCTTTGCTCTCTGCTTCTCATGCCTCCTCACCCATGCCTGCAACCTCAACAAACTAGTGAGAGGAAGAAAGCCCTTCTCCTGGCTGGTGTTGCTGCTCCTCATTGTTTCCTTTGCCCTGGTACAAGTTGTGATCAGCATTGAGTACTTGGTCACCATGTTAGTAAACCAGAAAGACAAATTTCTGAATATGTCTGCGGAGGAGACCAACAAGGACTTTGTCATGCTTTTGATCTACGTGCTCTTCTTGATGGCTCTGACCTTCTTGGTTTCCATGTTCACATTCTGTGGGTCATACAAAAGCTGGAAGAGACACGGGGCGCACATCTTTGTCACTATCCTGTTCTCCATTGCCATTTGGGTAGTGTGGATCACTATGCTCACAAAAGGCAACACAGTTTTAAGCAAACGTAGCTGGGATGATCCTGTCGTGGCCATTGCTCTGGTGTCCAATGGATGGATCTTCCTGATAATGTATATCGTCCCTGAAATTTGTTTCCTCACTGCCCCTCTGAAGCTGGGGGACTACCCTCCAGAAAATGACTTCTGCCAACCCAAGTTCATAAAGCAGACAACTGGAGTGGACAACCGTGCCTACACCCAAGACGAAATTGTGCAAG GAGACACAGGAGACCTCAGCTACTCCCCATACTCCTCTCACTTTCAGATGAAG ACCATTGAACCCCAAAATGAATTCTCCATCCCTCGGCCCAAGGCCCGGACAAGCCCGTACCATGACTACACTGGTGGGAAAGGCCCCATGTAG